GATTGTAAAATCAAATTTTGAAGCAATTTCGTTTGAAATCTGGTCAAGAGTTTCAAAGGAGACGTCCCATAACCCGTTTCCTTCAGTAAGCTGAGCAATAAATCCGTCCACTTCTGATTTGGTAAGGTATGGCTGATCAGTGTTGGGCACTCTTGTGAACTGAAGACTGTAGATAAACCCAAATCCTTCGGAAAGATCATGGAAAGCACCGCCATAATCAGGAGTTTGCTGATCAAGAGCATTTTTGCCTGATTGCAGATAATAAACAGCACGAATAGCTATTACTTCTGATATTTTTTGACGGATGATTTGTGCTTGTTGATCCCGCAGATCATAGTCGCCGGCAACGATGGCGGCCCGGCCAAGAGCAAAAGCATCAAAAATTTCCTGAGGAATTTCTTCAAAATCAGGATCTCCCAAAACGCGTCCTAAGTATTTGTTTAAGAAATCATCAGCCTCGCCAAGATTGGGCAGTGGGTTTGCAGGATTTGCTGCATTTCCAAAAAGGTAACCGTATGCTTCATCCCATTTATGTTCCATCGTGGTGTAGTTGGTTCCCTCTTCAAGAACATCGTTGTCGTTATCTTCGCGGTTGGTACCGGCATCCAGAACAGAAACACTTAAGTAGTTATTGAGCATCTGATCGGCCATAAGAGCCCCATTCAGGCTTTTGGCCACCATTTGATCGTATTCGAGACCTTTAGCGTTGACGTATCTTGCGGTAGAACCGTCTGCAAGCTGTCCGGGTACACCGGCTTCGGCAAGTTCATTTTCATTGGGAAATACTTCATTAACCTGGCCTGATATCCACTCCTCAAAATCACTCTTAATTTGTGCACTTGCGGCGGTATTCGAAGCGAAATAGTCGGCGGAAGCGGCAACTTTTCCTTTCACGCTTTTGGTTGATTCATTAAGACCAGATTCTGAAAAAGGATTCGCGTCTCCACCATCGGCGGTTTGATTGCGGTACATTTGGAGCAACAACTCTTCTGTTGAGTTATCGAAGTCCATCATGGCGTCGTTCAATTCCATTGCCATTCGAATCCGCGTAGTTTGTCCGCTAAAAGACACTGTGGATTCTCCGTTTCTTGTAAACTCATAAGAAGAGGGTGTCTCTATGTCTGTGTCTGAATCGCTGTCTGAAATATCACAGGAAATTATCGTCATAATAATGAGAGCCGGGATAAATAGTTTTAGAATATTCATTTCAATAAA
This is a stretch of genomic DNA from Rhodohalobacter barkolensis. It encodes these proteins:
- a CDS encoding DUF4856 domain-containing protein, translating into MNILKLFIPALIIMTIISCDISDSDSDTDIETPSSYEFTRNGESTVSFSGQTTRIRMAMELNDAMMDFDNSTEELLLQMYRNQTADGGDANPFSESGLNESTKSVKGKVAASADYFASNTAASAQIKSDFEEWISGQVNEVFPNENELAEAGVPGQLADGSTARYVNAKGLEYDQMVAKSLNGALMADQMLNNYLSVSVLDAGTNREDNDNDVLEEGTNYTTMEHKWDEAYGYLFGNAANPANPLPNLGEADDFLNKYLGRVLGDPDFEEIPQEIFDAFALGRAAIVAGDYDLRDQQAQIIRQKISEVIAIRAVYYLQSGKNALDQQTPDYGGAFHDLSEGFGFIYSLQFTRVPNTDQPYLTKSEVDGFIAQLTEGNGLWDVSFETLDQISNEIASKFDFTIEEASS